A stretch of Acidobacteriota bacterium DNA encodes these proteins:
- a CDS encoding MBL fold metallo-hydrolase, translating into MKFGDFELISLSDGTFRLDGGAMFGVVPKTMWQKRTTADEKNRIPLGLRPLLVRTPEHTVLIDSGVGDKMPPKLADIYAIDRTRHLDHSLADAGLTSDDITVVIASHLHFDHFGGSTKREGDTIVPRFRNARYLIRRDEWHDATHTHDRNRASYMPENFLPLAEAGVVDFIEGDGEVLPGISIWQTGGHCLHHSWIRIQSGGRTAAFVADLIPTTAHLDEPWIMGYDLYPMDTFYYKQRFLREAIDGEYVVFFEHDPAIPAGIIREKDGRRFIDTELV; encoded by the coding sequence GTGAAGTTCGGCGACTTTGAACTGATTTCGCTCTCCGACGGCACGTTTCGTCTCGACGGTGGCGCCATGTTCGGCGTGGTGCCAAAGACGATGTGGCAGAAGAGGACGACGGCGGATGAGAAGAACCGGATTCCATTAGGCTTGCGGCCGTTGTTGGTGCGGACGCCGGAGCACACGGTGCTGATTGACTCCGGCGTTGGCGACAAGATGCCGCCGAAGTTAGCGGACATCTATGCCATCGATCGGACGCGCCATCTGGACCATTCGCTGGCGGATGCGGGCCTGACCTCCGACGACATTACCGTGGTCATCGCCAGCCACCTGCATTTTGACCACTTTGGCGGTTCTACGAAACGCGAGGGCGACACGATTGTTCCGCGTTTCCGGAATGCCCGTTACCTCATTCGGCGTGATGAGTGGCACGACGCCACGCACACGCATGACCGCAACCGCGCCAGCTACATGCCTGAGAATTTCCTGCCGCTCGCCGAAGCCGGCGTGGTGGATTTCATCGAAGGTGATGGCGAGGTGCTGCCGGGCATCAGCATCTGGCAAACCGGCGGCCATTGCCTGCACCATTCGTGGATTCGCATCCAGTCTGGTGGCCGGACGGCCGCGTTTGTGGCCGACTTGATCCCGACGACGGCGCACCTGGACGAGCCCTGGATCATGGGCTACGACCTCTATCCGATGGACACGTTTTATTACAAACAACGGTTCCTGCGCGAAGCCATCGACGGCGAATACGTGGTGTTCTTCGAACACGACCCGGCCATTCCCGCAGGCATCATCCGCGAAAAAGACGGCCGCCGGTTTATCGATACGGAGCTTGTATGA
- a CDS encoding 6,7-dimethyl-8-ribityllumazine synthase, whose amino-acid sequence MPTRVALVVSRYHDFVTSRLEAGARAALREAGVLDDDIVTFVVPGAYELAQAAQRVAEAERWDAVVCLGCLIRGETPHFDYIATAAAEGIMRAAQATGVPIAFGVLTTNTAEEALARAGDGPANKGRESATAALEMAQLYRSLPSRNGAAS is encoded by the coding sequence ATGCCGACCCGAGTCGCCCTGGTCGTCTCCCGGTACCACGACTTTGTCACCAGCCGACTGGAGGCGGGCGCGCGCGCAGCGTTGCGCGAGGCCGGCGTCCTTGACGACGACATCGTGACGTTTGTGGTCCCCGGCGCCTATGAGTTGGCGCAGGCGGCACAACGCGTGGCCGAAGCGGAGCGGTGGGACGCGGTCGTGTGTCTTGGCTGCCTCATCCGCGGTGAGACACCGCACTTCGACTACATCGCCACGGCCGCGGCCGAGGGCATCATGCGCGCCGCACAGGCCACGGGTGTGCCCATTGCGTTTGGCGTGTTGACGACCAACACGGCCGAGGAAGCGTTGGCGCGTGCCGGCGACGGTCCGGCGAACAAGGGGCGGGAGTCGGCCACGGCCGCGCTTGAGATGGCGCAGTTGTATCGATCGCTGCCGTCACGCAACGGAGCCGCGTCGTGA
- the vanZ gene encoding VanZ family protein → MAATFAASHRSAIPIPFGAPDYVAHALGYAGLGALLVRALAGGPLGSMTPSLILPAALMGALYGLSDEFHQSFIPGRFASAGDLAADAIGSLVGAVAAAAMGAFVRRIRWRV, encoded by the coding sequence ATGGCTGCGACCTTTGCGGCCTCCCATCGATCGGCCATCCCCATCCCGTTCGGCGCGCCCGACTATGTGGCCCATGCGCTGGGCTATGCCGGACTCGGGGCTTTGCTCGTACGGGCCCTCGCGGGCGGACCGCTCGGATCCATGACTCCCTCGCTGATCCTGCCTGCCGCGCTCATGGGCGCCCTCTACGGCTTGAGCGATGAATTCCACCAATCGTTTATCCCCGGACGCTTCGCCTCTGCCGGTGATCTTGCGGCCGATGCCATCGGGTCACTGGTGGGTGCCGTCGCGGCCGCCGCCATGGGCGCGTTCGTCCGGCGTATAAGGTGGCGGGTATAA
- a CDS encoding enoyl-CoA hydratase/isomerase family protein: MSFENLLVERDGGVTTITLNRPKVLNALNAQTLDELTTAFDAVAADADTRVVILTGAGDKSFVAGADINELAVQTPVGGRDHARRGQRLFDRIERLGKPVVAAVNGFALGGGCELAMACTMRIAADTARFGQPEINLGIIPGYAGSQRLPRLVGRGRAQELLLTGDMIGADEAHRIGLVNRVVPAAQLMDEARKLAQTLATKAPVAVRYILDAVASGADMAFAEAEDHEATLFGLVSTTDDMREGTRAFLEKRKPTFTGK, from the coding sequence ATGTCCTTTGAAAACCTTCTGGTCGAGCGCGACGGCGGCGTCACCACCATCACCCTGAATCGCCCCAAAGTCCTGAACGCGCTCAACGCGCAGACCCTTGATGAATTGACGACGGCCTTTGACGCGGTTGCGGCAGATGCCGACACGCGCGTGGTCATCCTGACGGGCGCCGGCGATAAATCCTTCGTGGCCGGGGCAGACATCAACGAACTCGCAGTGCAGACGCCCGTGGGTGGGCGCGATCATGCGCGTCGTGGGCAGCGGTTGTTCGATCGCATCGAGCGCCTGGGAAAACCAGTTGTGGCCGCCGTCAATGGGTTTGCCCTCGGCGGTGGATGTGAGCTCGCGATGGCCTGCACGATGCGTATCGCAGCCGACACGGCCCGCTTCGGCCAACCCGAGATCAACCTGGGGATCATTCCCGGGTACGCAGGTTCACAGCGGTTGCCGCGACTCGTGGGCCGTGGCCGCGCGCAGGAGTTGTTGCTGACCGGCGACATGATTGGCGCCGACGAGGCGCACCGCATCGGCCTGGTCAATCGCGTGGTGCCCGCCGCGCAGTTGATGGACGAGGCGCGCAAGCTGGCGCAGACGCTGGCCACCAAAGCGCCGGTGGCTGTGCGCTACATTCTCGACGCGGTCGCCAGCGGCGCCGATATGGCGTTTGCCGAGGCCGAGGACCATGAGGCCACGTTGTTTGGCCTGGTCTCCACCACCGACGACATGCGTGAAGGCACGCGGGCGTTTCTCGAAAAGCGCAAGCCGACGTTCACCGGAAAATAG
- a CDS encoding carbohydrate kinase family protein produces MKIIVTGSIAFDYLMSFPGKFTEHLLPEHFSRVSLSFLVDTMDKRRGGCAPNIAYTLALLGERPRLMATAGQDFGDYRRWLDGAGVDTSLVLEIEGKFTASFFCNTDEANNQIASFYTGAMADASQLSFRTVERPELVIISPNDPAAMVQYAEECRALDIHYMFDPGQQCARMSGDELKDGIRGASYVICNDYEFELIRQKTGMSEADVLDESGVLIVTKGEKGSSILQKGLQIDVPAVEPTRLADPTGVGDAYRGGFLKGLAVAAPLDVCAQIGSVAATYALEHLGGSSHAYSWTEFEDRYETHFGPLILVD; encoded by the coding sequence ATGAAGATCATCGTCACCGGCTCCATCGCGTTCGACTATCTGATGTCGTTTCCCGGCAAGTTCACGGAACACCTGCTGCCCGAGCATTTTTCGCGGGTGAGCCTCAGCTTCCTGGTGGACACCATGGACAAGCGCCGCGGCGGGTGCGCGCCGAACATCGCGTACACGCTGGCGCTGCTGGGCGAGCGACCGAGGCTCATGGCCACGGCCGGCCAGGATTTTGGCGACTATCGGCGTTGGCTCGACGGGGCCGGGGTGGATACGTCGCTTGTGCTCGAGATTGAGGGCAAGTTCACCGCGTCGTTTTTCTGCAACACGGATGAGGCCAACAACCAGATCGCGTCGTTCTACACCGGTGCCATGGCGGACGCCTCGCAGCTGTCGTTCCGCACGGTCGAGCGTCCTGAGCTGGTGATCATCTCGCCGAACGACCCGGCGGCGATGGTGCAGTACGCGGAAGAGTGCCGGGCGCTGGACATCCACTACATGTTCGACCCGGGCCAGCAGTGTGCGCGCATGTCGGGTGACGAACTGAAAGACGGCATCAGAGGCGCGTCCTACGTGATCTGCAACGACTACGAGTTCGAACTCATTCGCCAGAAGACCGGCATGAGTGAAGCCGACGTACTCGACGAGTCTGGGGTCCTGATTGTGACCAAGGGCGAGAAGGGGTCGTCGATCCTGCAGAAGGGCCTGCAGATTGATGTGCCTGCCGTGGAGCCCACGCGACTGGCGGACCCGACCGGTGTCGGTGACGCGTATCGCGGCGGATTCCTGAAGGGACTGGCTGTGGCCGCGCCATTGGACGTGTGCGCGCAGATCGGTTCGGTGGCCGCCACCTACGCGCTTGAACACCTTGGCGGATCCAGCCATGCCTACAGCTGGACCGAGTTCGAAGACCGATACGAAACCCACTTCGGTCCGCTGATCCTGGTGGACTGA
- a CDS encoding DUF2085 domain-containing protein, with protein sequence MLTRLLVAAAVAWPLVAGAALWHRVTHPHDGPGWATVVYLAAAQVCHQRPERSFETAGVPWPVCARCTGLYLAAPFGAFLALGRAGKSRGLETQAALRGQDGLRGQDDRGLEVQAALRGQDRHFVARPGSQGRGSWMAQPLALVALAAVPTALTLAWEWGGLGTPSNSWRLVTALPLGMAVAFVVIQVTRPNQVH encoded by the coding sequence ATGCTGACTCGGCTGCTGGTCGCGGCGGCCGTCGCGTGGCCACTGGTTGCGGGTGCCGCGCTCTGGCACCGAGTGACCCACCCGCACGATGGGCCGGGATGGGCGACCGTGGTGTACCTGGCCGCGGCGCAGGTCTGTCACCAGCGGCCCGAACGGTCGTTCGAGACGGCCGGTGTGCCGTGGCCCGTCTGTGCGCGCTGCACGGGGTTATATCTCGCCGCGCCTTTCGGTGCCTTCCTCGCGCTTGGGCGCGCAGGAAAGAGCCGCGGCCTTGAGACCCAGGCCGCGCTACGAGGACAGGACGGGCTACGAGGACAGGACGATCGCGGCCTTGAGGTTCAGGCCGCGCTACGAGGACAGGACAGGCATTTCGTAGCGCGGCCTGGGTCTCAAGGCCGCGGCTCTTGGATGGCGCAGCCGTTGGCGTTGGTAGCGCTGGCCGCCGTGCCCACCGCGCTCACGCTCGCGTGGGAGTGGGGTGGCCTGGGAACGCCGTCGAATTCCTGGCGATTGGTCACGGCCCTGCCCCTGGGAATGGCCGTTGCGTTCGTCGTGATTCAAGTGACGCGGCCCAATCAGGTACACTGA
- a CDS encoding coproporphyrinogen III oxidase family protein, giving the protein MKRLGRIHSSARAVEAIGAAQSLGFSSVSFDLMLWLPQQSRETWRRTVDQAVALRPDHLSLYLLELYPNAPLKEDMARAGWSLAPDDDAAEMYLEGLDVLEQHGLEQYEISNVARPGHRSRHNVKYWQGSGWFGFGCGAHSTVAGERWKNVSATEEYVSRVMSGASVALDRHHLTPQAQVEEALFMGLRLTDGLDRSEFAGQFGLDPWEQYGEALAPFVEGGQVWQRGGRFGLTREGMLVANSVLEVFV; this is encoded by the coding sequence TTGAAGCGCCTCGGGCGCATTCACTCATCGGCCAGAGCGGTCGAGGCCATTGGCGCGGCGCAGTCTCTGGGGTTCAGCAGTGTGTCGTTCGACCTGATGTTGTGGTTGCCGCAGCAATCGCGCGAGACGTGGCGGCGCACAGTGGATCAAGCCGTGGCGCTCCGGCCCGACCATCTGTCGCTGTACCTGCTTGAGCTCTATCCCAACGCGCCGCTCAAGGAAGACATGGCTCGCGCCGGCTGGTCCTTGGCGCCGGATGACGATGCGGCGGAGATGTATCTGGAGGGGTTGGATGTCCTCGAGCAGCACGGCCTGGAGCAATACGAGATTTCAAATGTGGCCAGACCCGGCCATCGCTCGCGCCACAACGTCAAGTACTGGCAAGGGAGCGGTTGGTTCGGGTTTGGGTGCGGCGCCCATTCCACGGTGGCCGGTGAGCGGTGGAAAAACGTCTCGGCCACAGAAGAATATGTGTCGCGTGTGATGTCGGGGGCGTCGGTGGCGCTCGATCGCCATCATCTGACACCGCAAGCCCAGGTCGAAGAGGCCCTGTTTATGGGGCTTCGGCTGACTGACGGACTGGACAGGTCCGAATTTGCGGGTCAGTTTGGTCTTGATCCGTGGGAGCAGTACGGCGAGGCCCTGGCGCCGTTTGTCGAAGGCGGACAGGTGTGGCAGCGGGGTGGGCGATTTGGTCTCACCCGAGAGGGTATGCTGGTGGCGAACAGTGTCCTTGAAGTGTTTGTCTAA
- the lysS gene encoding lysine--tRNA ligase — protein sequence MANEVEQIAQRKAKLEELVALGVPPYPVRFDRTATISEIVAAFTDTTGEVLEADKPQARVAGRILSIRSFGKANFLVLSDGLTRLQVYVRADSMPERDFEIFKRLDFGDHVGVSGRVFRTKTNELTIFAESIVFLAKCLLPLPEKWHGLTDVEIRYRQRYLDLIVNAEARKVFETRARVVAGIRRFMNTRGFLEVETPMMQPIAGGALARPFVTHHNTLDMQLYLRIAPELYLKRLTVGGFEKVYEINRNFRNEGISTQHNPEFTMLEFYEAYVDYQHLMAMTEEMLADVALEATGGLECQFNGHTISFAAPFRRLSLRHAAAEAATEKLGRPVTEPDLRDREKAAAVAKALGFEVKASHGAGKLATTIFEGLWEDQLVQPTFVYDFPTEVSPLSKQKPDDLDTVERFEMYAGGFEVANGFSELNDPAEQRRRFEGQLKDRAAGDSEAHQMDEDYVRALEYGMPPTGGEGIGIDRLVMLLTGSPSIRDVILFPLMRPVKIEPIGQ from the coding sequence ATGGCGAACGAAGTAGAGCAGATCGCGCAGCGCAAGGCCAAGCTTGAGGAACTGGTAGCCCTTGGTGTGCCGCCGTATCCCGTGCGGTTCGATCGCACTGCGACCATTTCGGAAATCGTCGCCGCGTTTACCGACACCACCGGCGAGGTGCTGGAAGCGGACAAGCCCCAGGCGCGCGTGGCCGGTCGCATTCTGTCGATCCGGAGTTTCGGCAAAGCGAATTTCCTTGTGCTCTCGGATGGCCTCACTCGCCTGCAGGTGTACGTGCGCGCAGACTCGATGCCTGAGCGCGACTTCGAGATCTTCAAGCGCCTGGACTTCGGCGATCACGTGGGTGTGTCGGGCCGGGTGTTTCGCACCAAGACCAATGAGCTGACGATCTTTGCCGAATCGATCGTGTTTCTCGCCAAGTGCCTCCTGCCACTCCCCGAGAAATGGCACGGGCTTACCGACGTTGAGATTCGCTACCGCCAGCGCTACCTCGACCTCATCGTCAATGCTGAGGCACGCAAGGTGTTCGAGACGCGCGCCAGGGTCGTGGCGGGCATCCGTCGTTTCATGAACACCCGTGGGTTTCTCGAGGTCGAGACGCCGATGATGCAGCCCATCGCCGGCGGCGCATTGGCGCGGCCCTTCGTGACGCATCACAACACGCTCGACATGCAGCTCTACCTGCGCATCGCGCCGGAGTTGTATCTGAAGCGGCTGACCGTGGGCGGCTTTGAAAAGGTCTACGAGATCAACCGGAATTTCAGGAACGAAGGCATTTCAACGCAGCACAATCCTGAATTCACGATGCTGGAGTTCTACGAAGCGTACGTGGACTATCAGCACCTGATGGCAATGACTGAAGAGATGCTGGCCGACGTCGCGCTGGAAGCCACCGGCGGGCTCGAGTGCCAGTTCAACGGCCACACAATTTCGTTTGCTGCGCCGTTCCGCCGCCTGTCGTTGCGTCACGCCGCCGCCGAGGCGGCGACCGAGAAGCTGGGGCGCCCGGTCACTGAGCCCGACCTGCGCGACAGGGAAAAAGCCGCGGCTGTGGCGAAGGCCTTGGGCTTTGAAGTGAAGGCGTCTCACGGCGCCGGCAAGCTCGCCACCACGATCTTTGAGGGGCTGTGGGAAGACCAGCTCGTGCAGCCGACGTTTGTGTACGACTTTCCGACCGAAGTGTCGCCGCTGTCCAAGCAAAAGCCGGACGATCTGGACACCGTTGAACGGTTCGAAATGTACGCCGGCGGTTTTGAAGTGGCCAACGGGTTCAGTGAGCTCAACGACCCGGCAGAGCAACGCCGCCGGTTCGAAGGCCAACTGAAGGACCGCGCCGCCGGCGACAGCGAGGCGCACCAGATGGACGAAGACTACGTCCGCGCCCTCGAATACGGCATGCCCCCCACAGGCGGCGAGGGCATCGGCATCGACCGGCTCGTGATGCTCCTCACGGGGAGCCCGTCGATTCGGGATGTGATTCTGTTCCCTCTGATGCGCCCTGTGAAAATTGAGCCAATTGGGCAATAG
- the mtnP gene encoding S-methyl-5'-thioadenosine phosphorylase: protein MTIVQGPESRVQGPESSVQSPESVSIGIIGGSGLYDMGELTDRESRVIETPFGSPSGPYVIATLRGRRVAFLARHGEGHRFTPSELNYRANIFGFKTLGVEWILSASAVGSLREDFKPLDLVVPDQFFDRTRGRISTFFGEGLVAHVGFAHPFCGPLSSILTASAKSVHATVHEGGTYVCMEGPQFSTVAESEFYRKQGWDIIGMTNLQEAKLAREAEICYSTLALVTDYDCWHPEHDSVTVEMIVANLMQNAKTAQQVIAAAVERLPIERTCECARALATALITRPEAIPAARKALLQPLIGKYLS from the coding sequence ATGACGATCGTCCAGGGTCCAGAGTCCAGGGTCCAGGGTCCGGAGTCCAGCGTCCAGAGTCCTGAATCGGTGAGCATTGGGATCATCGGCGGGTCGGGCCTGTACGACATGGGCGAACTGACCGACCGCGAGTCGCGGGTGATCGAGACGCCGTTCGGATCGCCGTCGGGGCCCTACGTGATCGCGACACTGCGGGGGCGGCGGGTCGCGTTTCTCGCGCGGCACGGTGAGGGGCATCGGTTCACGCCGTCTGAGCTGAACTATCGCGCGAACATCTTCGGCTTCAAGACCCTGGGCGTCGAGTGGATCCTCTCGGCCAGCGCGGTCGGCAGCCTGCGCGAAGACTTCAAGCCCCTGGATTTGGTCGTGCCCGATCAATTCTTCGATCGCACGCGTGGTCGAATCAGTACGTTCTTCGGCGAGGGCCTCGTGGCTCATGTGGGATTCGCGCATCCATTCTGCGGACCGCTGTCGTCCATCCTGACCGCGTCGGCCAAATCGGTCCACGCCACGGTTCATGAGGGCGGCACTTACGTGTGCATGGAAGGCCCGCAATTTTCGACAGTCGCGGAGTCGGAGTTCTACCGCAAGCAGGGATGGGACATCATCGGCATGACCAACCTGCAGGAGGCCAAACTCGCGCGCGAAGCCGAGATTTGTTACAGCACGCTCGCCCTTGTGACCGACTACGACTGCTGGCATCCCGAACACGACTCGGTCACGGTCGAGATGATCGTGGCGAACCTCATGCAGAACGCGAAAACGGCGCAACAGGTCATCGCCGCCGCCGTCGAACGACTACCCATCGAGCGCACCTGTGAGTGCGCACGCGCGCTGGCCACCGCGCTTATCACCCGGCCCGAGGCGATTCCCGCCGCGCGCAAGGCCCTGCTTCAACCTCTCATCGGAAAATACCTCTCATGA
- a CDS encoding acyl-CoA dehydrogenase: MDLRPTSEQAILRRTVREFAEAEIGPHVMEWDEAEAFPDTLVAKMAALGLMGIQFPESLGGAGMSAIEYCICIEELARVCPSVSLSVAAHNGLCTSHLHMFGNDAQRQQYVVPLIRGDYLGAWGLTESGAGSDAAAMRCSARRDGDGWVINGSKQFITHGAVGGAIVVMTVTDRAKGNRGISAFVVPRGTKGMKAGKKEHKLGMRASDTSEVLFENCWVPADAMVGDEGQGFLNTLQVLDAGRIGIAALAVGLAQGAYEAALRYAKERRQFGQPIATFQAIQWKLADMATRIEAARLLTYRAAWLKDQGVTRTGRESSMAKLYSSEIAVRAAEESVQIHGGYGFMKDYPAEKFFRDVKLCTIGEGTSEIQRLVIARQLLGR, from the coding sequence ATGGACCTGCGCCCAACCAGCGAACAAGCGATTCTCCGCCGTACGGTCAGAGAATTCGCCGAAGCCGAAATCGGCCCTCATGTCATGGAATGGGACGAGGCCGAGGCGTTTCCGGACACGCTGGTAGCCAAAATGGCCGCGCTTGGCCTGATGGGCATCCAGTTCCCCGAGAGCCTGGGCGGCGCCGGGATGTCGGCCATCGAATACTGCATCTGCATCGAGGAACTGGCGCGCGTCTGCCCGTCGGTGTCGCTGTCTGTTGCCGCGCACAACGGCTTGTGCACGTCGCACCTGCACATGTTCGGCAACGATGCCCAGCGGCAGCAGTACGTGGTGCCGCTCATTCGCGGCGACTACCTTGGCGCATGGGGACTCACCGAAAGCGGCGCCGGCAGCGACGCGGCCGCGATGCGGTGTTCGGCGCGCCGCGATGGCGACGGCTGGGTCATCAACGGCTCCAAGCAATTCATCACCCACGGCGCCGTCGGCGGCGCCATCGTCGTCATGACGGTCACCGATCGGGCGAAGGGGAACAGGGGCATCTCGGCCTTTGTGGTCCCTCGCGGCACCAAGGGGATGAAGGCCGGGAAGAAGGAACACAAACTCGGCATGCGCGCGAGCGATACGAGCGAAGTGCTGTTTGAGAATTGCTGGGTGCCGGCGGATGCCATGGTTGGCGACGAGGGCCAGGGCTTCCTCAACACCTTGCAGGTTCTGGACGCGGGCCGGATCGGAATCGCCGCGCTGGCCGTCGGCCTGGCGCAAGGCGCGTACGAAGCAGCGCTGCGGTATGCGAAGGAGCGCCGGCAGTTTGGACAGCCGATCGCGACGTTCCAGGCGATTCAGTGGAAGCTGGCCGACATGGCCACCCGCATCGAGGCGGCTCGGTTGCTGACCTATCGCGCGGCGTGGCTCAAGGACCAGGGCGTGACCAGGACGGGGCGCGAGTCGTCGATGGCGAAGTTGTACTCGAGCGAAATCGCGGTGCGCGCCGCTGAAGAATCCGTACAGATTCATGGCGGCTACGGATTCATGAAGGACTATCCGGCCGAGAAGTTCTTCCGCGACGTGAAACTCTGCACCATCGGCGAGGGCACAAGCGAAATTCAACGGCTGGTCATCGCCCGCCAATTGCTGGGACGATGA
- the meaB gene encoding methylmalonyl Co-A mutase-associated GTPase MeaB, giving the protein MMALQPLSDRVLARDPRAIARGISLIEDETPEGALLVGRIFAHTGRAYLVGITGPPGAGKSTLVDRLISNLRKEGKTVGVLAVDPTSPFSGGAILGDRIRMQAHAEDTGVFIRSMATRGHLGGLARTTAEAAIVLDAAGYDVVIIETVGVGQDEVDIVRMADVSVVTLVPGTGDEVQALKAGIMEIADIFVVNKSDREGADRTAASIEMMLATDDAMGEGWRPPVLRTEATSGRGIDELLAMIERFRVQSSDTLGARRRARGEWRLREILSRRFMHHLEHNVLAPGEFGQWLDRISARETDPYSAAAEMTSGVFLTPDVISAAAPVGGVETTSEVVSAGKLPETTSEVVSLVIDHVGIAVADVDASLKFFTGVLGLTSGETEDIKSQNSRVRFIDTGDAKLELVESLAPDSAIGKYIAKRGPGLHHVALRVPDIQAAMARVVAAGVRMIDHVPRQGAHGSLIAFVHPGDTHGVLVELKQVAVAPEGH; this is encoded by the coding sequence ATGATGGCGTTGCAGCCGTTGTCAGACCGTGTGCTCGCGCGCGACCCAAGGGCGATTGCCCGGGGGATCTCGCTCATCGAAGACGAAACACCCGAAGGCGCGCTGCTCGTCGGCCGCATCTTCGCGCACACGGGCCGCGCGTATCTTGTGGGCATAACGGGCCCTCCGGGCGCGGGTAAGAGCACGCTCGTGGACCGGCTTATCTCGAATCTTCGCAAGGAAGGGAAAACGGTCGGCGTGCTGGCCGTGGATCCGACGAGTCCGTTCAGCGGCGGCGCGATCCTCGGCGACCGCATTCGCATGCAGGCCCACGCTGAGGACACCGGCGTTTTCATTCGCAGCATGGCGACGCGCGGCCATCTGGGCGGGCTGGCCCGCACGACCGCCGAAGCGGCCATTGTGCTCGACGCGGCCGGATACGACGTGGTGATCATCGAGACCGTCGGCGTCGGCCAGGACGAAGTGGACATCGTACGCATGGCCGATGTGTCGGTGGTGACGCTCGTGCCGGGGACCGGTGATGAAGTGCAGGCGCTCAAAGCCGGCATCATGGAAATTGCCGACATCTTCGTGGTGAACAAGTCCGACCGCGAGGGCGCAGACCGCACCGCCGCGTCCATCGAGATGATGCTGGCCACAGACGATGCGATGGGCGAGGGCTGGCGGCCGCCGGTGTTGCGCACCGAAGCCACGAGCGGTCGTGGCATCGACGAACTGCTCGCGATGATCGAGCGCTTCCGTGTGCAGTCATCTGACACGCTCGGCGCGCGACGCCGTGCGCGCGGGGAGTGGCGCCTGCGCGAAATTCTCAGCCGCCGGTTTATGCACCACCTCGAGCACAACGTGCTCGCCCCCGGCGAGTTCGGCCAGTGGCTGGACCGCATCAGCGCGCGCGAGACCGATCCCTACTCGGCGGCCGCTGAAATGACGTCGGGTGTCTTTTTGACGCCCGACGTCATTTCAGCGGCCGCCCCAGTCGGGGGTGTTGAAACGACCTCTGAGGTCGTTTCCGCTGGGAAGTTGCCGGAAACGACCTCAGAGGTCGTTTCACTCGTCATCGATCACGTCGGCATCGCCGTCGCCGACGTGGACGCGTCGCTGAAGTTCTTCACCGGCGTCCTCGGTCTGACGTCGGGCGAGACTGAAGACATCAAGAGCCAGAACAGCCGGGTGCGGTTCATCGATACCGGTGATGCGAAGCTCGAGCTGGTGGAGTCGCTCGCGCCGGATTCCGCGATTGGCAAATACATCGCCAAGCGCGGGCCGGGGTTGCACCATGTGGCGCTGCGGGTGCCAGACATTCAGGCTGCGATGGCTCGAGTGGTGGCCGCGGGTGTGCGGATGATCGACCATGTGCCTCGACAAGGCGCCCACGGCTCATTGATTGCGTTTGTGCATCCAGGCGATACCCACGGAGTGCTCGTGGAACTGAAGCAAGTGGCTGTCGCGCCGGAGGGGCACTGA
- the nusB gene encoding transcription antitermination factor NusB, translated as MNTTPRHQAREAALQALYFWEVGGTAPDEALDGVFAEHLPEATDAVRAFAEVLMRGAVAHHQEIDALIEKQASHWRLERLALMDKLILRLAVWELQHQPETPPAVIVNEALELARTFSADESVKFVNGVLDGIRRSLLVG; from the coding sequence GTGAACACGACGCCCCGTCATCAGGCGCGCGAAGCGGCCCTGCAGGCGCTGTACTTCTGGGAGGTTGGCGGCACCGCGCCCGACGAGGCGCTGGATGGCGTGTTTGCCGAACACCTGCCGGAGGCGACCGACGCCGTTCGCGCGTTTGCCGAGGTGCTGATGCGGGGCGCGGTGGCGCACCATCAGGAAATTGACGCGCTGATCGAGAAACAGGCGAGTCACTGGCGTCTCGAACGGCTGGCGCTGATGGACAAGCTGATCCTGCGCCTCGCCGTGTGGGAATTGCAGCACCAGCCCGAGACGCCGCCGGCGGTGATCGTGAACGAGGCGCTTGAACTTGCCCGTACGTTCAGCGCCGACGAATCGGTCAAGTTTGTTAACGGAGTCCTGGACGGGATTCGGCGCTCATTGTTGGTGGGGTAA